The genomic window GGTCACGGGGGGTCTGGGTGGTGAGGAAGGCGGCCGCCGCGTCATCGACGCCGCCAAAGGCGCCTTGCAGCAGGCGCGCCAGGAAGAGCTGCTGCGGGGTTCGCGCCATCGACATGAGCCCCACGCTGGTGGCGATGCCGACGAGGGCGCGCACCACCATGGCCTTTCGCCCCAGCAGATCGCCGAGCCGGCCCCAGACCGGGGCGGCCAGCATCAGCGTGAAGGCTGGCGCGGCGATGCACAGGCCGCTCCAGAGGCGGTTCTCGGCGGCATCGCTGACCCCGAGACGGGCGATGCAGATCGGCATGAGCGGCACCAGCACGGTGAGCCCCGCTGTGACGAGGAACTGACCGATCCACAGGATGCGCAGGTTACGCGGCCAACCGCTCATGTGGCACGCGCCCTTCTGCGGAGGAAGACGGCGAGGCCGGTGGCCAGCATGAGTGTGGGGACCAGCCCCACCAGCGCGCAAACAAGTCGGCCGGGAAGGCCGGCCTGCAGCGTGTGCGCGGGAAAGACCTGGTTCATGATCCGCGTGCCCAAGGGGGCGGTGTGGGCGTTCTCGATTGAGACTGTGCGGCCTTGGTCATCGAAGGTCACAGCGGTGCGACCAAGCGGGTGCCATTCCCCGGGCTGCTTCAGGCGCACGCGGGTGAGGGGGCGATCCGGCGCGGGCAGGTTCACCCAGGTTGCGACAGCCTGGGGGAAGCGGTGAAGGGCTGCGGCAACGAGGGTCTGTATGCGACCCTCGCGGGTCTGCAGGAGCGGGGGCGTGTCGGTCTGTGGCACGGGGACTTGAGATATGGCGAGCCATCGGTTCAGGGCGGTCTCGCACGGGGTGTAGAAGATCAGGGCCAGCCCGGTGGTGGCGGAGAGCAGCAGGAAGGGGAGGGCGAGGGTGCCGGTGAGGTTGTGCAGGTGCCAGGCGTTGCGCGACAGGCTCGCGGAAGCGGTGCGGAGACGTTCGAGGCTGCGACCGAGGGGGATTCGAAGGCGCAGCCCGCTCACGCCCAGCGCGATCAGGGCGGCGGCGGGGATGGCGGTCAGGGCTTTGTGATCGAGGAGGAGCGACGTGTGGAGGCGCAGCAGCATCTCGCGCGGCACCTGGCCCTCGGCGCGGTGCCCGGTGACGCGGCCGCTCTGATCGACATAGACGTGGCGCTCGTCGTCGGTGACGAGCTCATACACGTCGCGAGCGTCTCTCGGAAGGCGAACGCGGACCGCCTTACGGGGGAGAGCGGTCCGCGTCGCTGCTGCGACGATGTCATCGATGGATGCGCGCGTGTCACCTGGGGGGGAGGTCAGCATCTGGGGGTGGGTCGCCTGATCGATCGGTTCCACGAAGCACAGGAGAGAGCCCGTGAGACCGATGAGGGCGAGCCAGGCACCCGAGGCGAGACCGATGATTCGATGAATGCGCAACGTGGGGGGGCGTTGATGGCGCATGCTCAGCTGATATTGATAATGGGTTTCATTTTCAGTGTGGGTAGGGAGAGTCTACAAGGTGCGGTTCCCTCGTGTCAAGGGCTTCTGTGGAGTTGCGAACGGTGTTCGAATGCGGCGGTCAGCCTGGGGAGAGCGGCCGGGTGCCGTGTGTGGGGGGGGGCGAAGGGCCGGCGCCGCAGAGGAAGCGAAGCAGATGGACGCCGAAACCCGTGCGACCGTGAAGAATCCCAGTCCGCGTCCCGACCTCATCGGAGCCTACAACACCCAGAGCTGGTGGCGGCTTCTCCTCGACACCAAGGGCTCGATGCTCAAGGAGATCTCCGCCCGCGTCACGGTGGTTCTCGTCTTTGCCGTGGCCGTCACTGCGGCAGATCGTCTCTGGATGGGGCTGAGCATCCCCAATGTGGCGCACGTCATCGTGGGTGGCTTTCTCTCCCTGCTGCTTGTGTTTCGCACCAACGCGTCGTATGACAGGTTCTGGGAGGGTCGGCGTCAGTGGGGCGCCATCATCAATGAGTCGAGGAATCTCGGCCGGCAGTGCGCGTCGAGCATGCGTGG from Pseudomonadota bacterium includes these protein-coding regions:
- a CDS encoding PepSY domain-containing protein, with the translated sequence MRHQRPPTLRIHRIIGLASGAWLALIGLTGSLLCFVEPIDQATHPQMLTSPPGDTRASIDDIVAAATRTALPRKAVRVRLPRDARDVYELVTDDERHVYVDQSGRVTGHRAEGQVPREMLLRLHTSLLLDHKALTAIPAAALIALGVSGLRLRIPLGRSLERLRTASASLSRNAWHLHNLTGTLALPFLLLSATTGLALIFYTPCETALNRWLAISQVPVPQTDTPPLLQTREGRIQTLVAAALHRFPQAVATWVNLPAPDRPLTRVRLKQPGEWHPLGRTAVTFDDQGRTVSIENAHTAPLGTRIMNQVFPAHTLQAGLPGRLVCALVGLVPTLMLATGLAVFLRRRARAT